The following proteins are co-located in the Escherichia fergusonii ATCC 35469 genome:
- the lptB gene encoding LPS export ABC transporter ATP-binding protein — translation MATLTAKNLAKAYKGRRVVEDVSLTVNSGEIVGLLGPNGAGKTTTFYMVVGIVPRDAGNIIIDDEDISLLPLHARARRGIGYLPQEASIFRRLSVYDNLMAVLQIRDDLTNEQREDRANELMEEFHIEHLRDSMGQSLSGGERRRVEIARALAANPKFILLDEPFAGVDPISVIDIKRIIEHLRDSGLGVLITDHNVRETLAVCERAYIVSQGHLIAHGTPTEILHDEHVKRVYLGEDFRL, via the coding sequence ATGGCAACATTAACTGCAAAAAACCTGGCAAAAGCGTACAAAGGTCGCCGCGTCGTAGAAGACGTCAGCCTGACCGTAAACTCTGGTGAAATTGTCGGTTTGCTCGGCCCAAACGGTGCCGGTAAGACCACGACTTTCTATATGGTTGTCGGTATTGTGCCGCGCGATGCGGGTAATATTATTATTGACGACGAAGATATTAGTCTGCTGCCGCTCCATGCGCGCGCGCGTCGTGGCATTGGCTATTTACCGCAGGAAGCCTCTATTTTCCGTCGTCTTAGCGTTTACGATAACCTAATGGCTGTACTGCAAATTCGTGATGATCTGACCAATGAGCAACGTGAAGATCGCGCCAACGAATTGATGGAAGAGTTCCATATAGAACATCTGCGCGACAGCATGGGGCAGTCACTCTCCGGGGGCGAGCGCCGCCGCGTGGAGATTGCCCGTGCACTGGCTGCCAATCCCAAATTCATTCTGCTTGACGAACCTTTTGCCGGTGTTGACCCGATCTCTGTTATCGATATCAAACGCATTATTGAACACTTGCGAGATAGTGGTCTGGGTGTGCTTATTACCGACCACAACGTGCGTGAAACGCTGGCTGTATGTGAACGCGCATATATCGTCAGTCAGGGGCATTTGATCGCCCACGGCACACCAACAGAAATCTTACACGACGAGCACGTTAAGCGTGTATACCTTGGGGAAGACTTCAGACTCTGA
- the rpoN gene encoding RNA polymerase factor sigma-54, whose translation MKQGLQLRLSQQLAMTPQLQQAIRLLQLSTLELQQELQQALESNPLLEQTDLHEEVDTQQPQDSEALDTADALEQKEMPEELPLDASWDEIYTAGTPSGTSGDYIDDELPVYQGETTQTLQDYLMWQVELTPFSDTDRAIATSIVDAVDETGYLTVSLEDILESMGDEEIDIEEIEAVLKRIQRFDPVGVAAKDLRDCLLIQLSQFDKSTPWLDEARLIISDHLDLLANHDFRSLMRVTRLKEDVLKEAVNLIQSLDPRPGQSIQTGEPEYVIPDVLVRKHNGHWTVELNSDSIPRLQINQQYAAMCNGARNDADSQFIRSNLQDAKWLIKSLESRNDTLLRVSRCIVEQQQAFFEQGEEFMKPMVLADIAEAVEMHESTISRVTTQKYLHSPRGIFELKYFFSSHVNTEGGGEASSTAIRALVKKLIAAENPAKPLSDSKLATMLSEQGIMVARRTVAKYRESLSIPPSNQRKQLV comes from the coding sequence ATGAAGCAAGGTTTGCAACTCAGGCTTAGCCAACAACTGGCGATGACGCCTCAGTTACAACAGGCGATTCGTCTGTTGCAATTGTCGACGCTGGAACTCCAGCAAGAACTTCAGCAGGCGCTGGAAAGTAACCCCCTGCTCGAGCAAACCGACCTTCACGAAGAAGTTGATACTCAGCAGCCCCAGGATAGCGAAGCACTGGACACCGCTGACGCACTCGAACAAAAAGAGATGCCAGAGGAGCTGCCACTCGACGCCAGTTGGGATGAAATCTATACCGCAGGTACGCCATCGGGCACCAGTGGTGATTACATCGATGACGAACTCCCGGTCTATCAGGGTGAGACAACCCAGACATTGCAAGATTACCTGATGTGGCAGGTTGAGCTGACGCCCTTTTCCGATACCGATCGAGCTATTGCGACTTCAATCGTTGATGCTGTTGATGAAACCGGCTATCTCACTGTCTCGCTGGAAGATATTCTCGAAAGCATGGGTGATGAAGAGATCGACATCGAAGAGATCGAAGCCGTTCTCAAACGAATCCAACGTTTTGATCCTGTCGGTGTCGCAGCAAAAGATCTGCGTGACTGTTTGCTGATCCAACTTTCCCAGTTTGACAAATCAACCCCCTGGCTGGATGAAGCCCGATTAATCATCAGCGATCACCTGGATCTACTGGCAAATCATGACTTTCGCAGCTTGATGCGTGTTACGCGGCTGAAAGAAGATGTGCTGAAAGAAGCGGTTAATTTGATCCAGTCTCTGGATCCCCGTCCCGGTCAGTCGATCCAGACGGGAGAGCCAGAATATGTGATCCCGGATGTGCTGGTGCGTAAACATAACGGTCACTGGACAGTGGAGCTCAACAGCGACAGTATTCCTCGTCTGCAAATTAACCAACAATATGCAGCAATGTGTAATGGTGCACGTAATGACGCCGACAGCCAATTTATTCGCAGCAACTTACAGGATGCGAAATGGCTTATAAAGAGTCTGGAAAGCCGTAACGACACATTACTGCGCGTCAGCCGCTGCATCGTAGAACAACAGCAAGCCTTCTTTGAGCAAGGCGAAGAATTTATGAAACCGATGGTGCTGGCAGATATCGCCGAGGCCGTCGAAATGCACGAATCGACGATTTCCCGTGTGACCACGCAGAAATATCTGCACAGTCCACGAGGCATTTTTGAACTGAAGTATTTCTTTTCCAGCCATGTTAATACCGAAGGCGGAGGCGAAGCCTCATCAACGGCGATTCGGGCGCTGGTGAAGAAACTGATAGCGGCAGAAAATCCCGCGAAACCTCTG
- the lptA gene encoding lipopolysaccharide ABC transporter substrate-binding protein LptA has protein sequence MKFKINKHSLNLALASALLAASIPALAVTGDTEQPIHIESDQQSLDMQGNVVTFTGNVVVTQGTIKINADKVVVTRPGGEQGKEVIDGYGNPATFYQMQDNGKPVEGHASKMHYELAKDFVVLTGNAYLQQVDSNIKGDKITYLVKEQKMQAFSDKGKRVTTVLVPSQLQDKNNKGQAPAQKKGN, from the coding sequence ATGAAATTCAAAATAAACAAACACAGCCTTAATCTTGCGCTTGCCAGCGCACTTCTGGCCGCCAGTATTCCGGCCCTCGCCGTAACTGGTGACACTGAACAGCCGATTCATATTGAATCTGATCAGCAGTCTCTGGATATGCAGGGAAACGTCGTGACCTTCACCGGTAATGTCGTCGTGACCCAGGGCACCATTAAGATCAATGCCGATAAAGTGGTCGTCACCCGTCCGGGTGGTGAACAAGGTAAGGAAGTGATCGACGGTTACGGTAACCCGGCCACCTTCTATCAAATGCAGGATAACGGTAAACCGGTCGAAGGTCATGCCTCCAAGATGCACTACGAACTGGCGAAAGATTTCGTCGTGCTCACTGGTAATGCTTATCTACAACAAGTCGATAGCAACATTAAAGGCGACAAGATCACTTACCTGGTGAAAGAACAGAAAATGCAGGCCTTCAGCGATAAAGGCAAACGCGTAACCACCGTTCTGGTGCCATCGCAATTGCAGGATAAAAACAATAAAGGCCAGGCCCCGGCGCAGAAAAAGGGTAATTAA
- the kdsC gene encoding 3-deoxy-manno-octulosonate-8-phosphatase KdsC, translated as MSTAGTSLATCYGPVSTEVMAKAEKIQLLILDVDGVLSDGLIYMGNNGEELKAFNVRDGYGIRCALTSGIEVAIITGRKAKLVEDRCATLKINHLYQGQSDKLIAFADLLAKLAIAPENVAYIGDDLIDWPVMEKVGFSVAVADAHPLLLPRADYVTRIAGGRGAVREVCDLLLLAQGKLDEAKGQSI; from the coding sequence ATGAGTACAGCAGGTACGTCGCTTGCGACCTGTTACGGCCCCGTAAGTACTGAGGTCATGGCAAAAGCAGAGAAAATCCAGTTGCTGATTCTGGATGTTGATGGCGTATTGTCGGATGGCCTGATTTATATGGGCAATAACGGCGAAGAGCTGAAGGCCTTCAACGTGCGGGATGGCTATGGCATTCGTTGTGCGCTCACTTCAGGAATCGAAGTCGCCATTATTACCGGACGAAAGGCTAAACTTGTAGAGGATCGGTGTGCCACGTTGAAGATCAACCACCTGTATCAGGGGCAGTCCGATAAGTTAATTGCGTTTGCTGATCTTCTGGCAAAACTGGCGATTGCACCAGAGAACGTCGCTTACATTGGTGACGATCTGATCGACTGGCCGGTTATGGAAAAAGTGGGCTTCAGCGTCGCTGTCGCCGATGCACACCCGTTATTGTTACCACGCGCAGACTACGTGACCAGAATTGCAGGCGGACGCGGTGCCGTTCGTGAAGTCTGCGATCTGTTATTACTCGCACAGGGCAAGCTTGATGAGGCCAAAGGGCAATCGATATGA
- the lptC gene encoding LPS export ABC transporter periplasmic protein LptC translates to MSKARRWVIILLSLAVLVMIGINLADNEDTAQVVVNNNDPTYKSEHTDTLVYSPEGALSYRLIAQHVEYYSDQAVSWFTQPVLTTFDKEKVPTWSIKADKAKLTNDRMLYLYGHVEVNALVPDAQLRRITTDNAQINLITQDVTSEDLVTLYGTTFNSSGLKMRGNLRSKNAELIEKVRTSYEIQNKQTQP, encoded by the coding sequence ATGAGTAAAGCCAGACGTTGGGTTATCATTCTGCTGTCGTTGGCCGTACTGGTGATGATTGGTATCAACCTGGCCGATAATGAAGATACTGCTCAGGTGGTGGTGAATAACAATGATCCCACATACAAAAGTGAGCATACGGACACATTAGTCTATAGCCCGGAAGGCGCTCTAAGCTATCGGTTGATCGCGCAACATGTTGAATACTATTCCGATCAAGCTGTTTCGTGGTTTACTCAGCCAGTTTTAACTACCTTTGATAAGGAAAAGGTTCCCACCTGGTCCATCAAAGCAGATAAAGCTAAGCTGACCAATGACCGGATGCTGTATTTATACGGTCATGTTGAAGTCAACGCGCTGGTGCCTGACGCTCAACTACGCAGAATTACTACGGATAACGCCCAGATCAACTTGATCACGCAGGATGTAACTTCTGAAGATCTCGTCACGTTATACGGTACGACATTTAACTCCAGCGGCCTGAAAATGCGCGGCAACTTACGCAGCAAGAACGCCGAGCTGATTGAAAAGGTTAGAACCTCATATGAAATTCAAAATAAACAAACACAGCCTTAA